The Methanothermobacter sp. CaT2 DNA window GAAGAGGGCCTTTATATCGGAGCCCCTCTGGAATGCAACCACACCCGCAAGTGTATCCACGGGTTCACCAATCTCACTGAAGATGCTTTCAAGTTCAGGCGAATCCTCGGTTATATGTGAGAGAAAGAGGCTCAGGAACTCCAGTGAGCCGACCCCAAGGTTCTTTCTCATGGGTGACTCAACCACCATGACAAATGAGTAGATGGCAAGTATGAGCATTGCTGAGGCAACAAGTATCTTCAGTAAAAATCCTATCACACTGAAGTAGCCAATGTTTGTGGCGAGGCTCAGGAATGCCACAACGATGTTCATGCTCACTATGAGAACTGGTTGCACAGAGGATATCAGGGTTGAATTTGTGAAGCTTATGTTTGAGGTTCCCCAGATCACCAGCAGGCGGAAGGCGAATATAACGGCGGAGGCGAGTATTATGGAGTTGAGGATGAGGTCGCTCTGGAGTAGGGATGATGCCAGGCACCCCCCAAGGTAGATGAGGGAGAAGATCATCATGGAGAAGAATGCCAGGAACATGGACTGCTTCATCTTCATCCTTCTACCACCCAGCGAGTTGACCCATGGCTGGGTGATGGCACCGGCCATTATTGATGAAAATCCAAGGACAAGCACTCCATTGGTTCCCCCATAAAGTATGTCATGGAGTACGCTTATCCCAGGGACCATATCGATTATAAACCCCACAGCACCCACAACGAAGCTTATAAATATCATTGAGAGGAGTGATATTTCGGTTTTCGGGAGGGTCATGATGTACTTTGAGAGATCAGTCACATTCTTTGTGCTTGACATATTCTACCTCAACAAGTTCTGGGATCTACTGGAGAAAGATATTTAAAAATTTGATCCATATTAAATTTATTCAGCAGCATCACTCTTGGCATGCTCTGGAGTTTAACTTTAACTGATGAATGATCCACGTCGTTCTGCAGTGCATCCCACTGATCGCTTTATACAGGCACGGGAGATGTTTTTATGGAGATAAAACTTAAAACACCACTTTCAGATGAGGTAACCGAACTTAAAGCTGGTGACATCGTTTACATCACAGGAAAAATATTCACGGCCCGTGACAGGGCCCATAAAAGGATAATTGAGAGGGGAGCCCCCTTTGATATTGAGGGCTCTGTTATATTCCATGCAGGACCCATAATAAGGTTTGAAGAGGAACCTGATACCAGCGCTGAGTCGATAACTGAACCACCCGCACGGCTTGTGGTTGTGGGGCCCACCACAAGCGGGAGAATGAACCCCTTCCAGCCAGAGGTTATAGAGATGGGTGTGAGGGCGGTTATAGGTAAGGGGGGAATGGATGATAGAACCCGGAATGCCCTCAGAAAAAAAGGCGCTGTTTACCTTGCAGCCGTGGGGGGCTGTGCGGCACTCTATGGCTCGGCAGTTAAGGGTATAGCAGCAGTGCACTGGCTGGACCTCGGTGTGCCTGAGGCGGTATGGGAACTGGAGGTCGAGGACTTCGGGCCCCTCA harbors:
- a CDS encoding FumA C-terminus/TtdB family hydratase beta subunit yields the protein MEIKLKTPLSDEVTELKAGDIVYITGKIFTARDRAHKRIIERGAPFDIEGSVIFHAGPIIRFEEEPDTSAESITEPPARLVVVGPTTSGRMNPFQPEVIEMGVRAVIGKGGMDDRTRNALRKKGAVYLAAVGGCAALYGSAVKGIAAVHWLDLGVPEAVWELEVEDFGPLIVAMDSDGRSLYETSDDEYDLEVQRILD